One window of the Primulina eburnea isolate SZY01 chromosome 18, ASM2296580v1, whole genome shotgun sequence genome contains the following:
- the LOC140820062 gene encoding bet1-like protein At4g14600, with the protein MAAPYRSREGLSTRPAAFGGNSDEIQLRIDPMHGDFDDEVTGLRKQVRRLRDVAQEIETEAKFQNDFLNQLQMTLLKAQAGVKNNMRRLNKSIIREGSSHIMHVILFALLCFFIVYLWSKFSRR; encoded by the exons ATGGCTGCTCCATACAGATCCAG AGAAGGGTTGAGCACGAGGCCGGCAGCATTCGGTGGTAATTCCGATGAGATTCAGCTTCGGATTGATCCGATGCATGGTGACTTTGATGATGAGGTCACTGGTCTTCGCAAGCAAGTTCGACGACTGCGAGAT GTAGCTCAAGAAATTGAAACTGAAGCAAAGTTCCAAAATGATTTCCTCAATCAGCTG CAAATGACACTACTCAAAGCTCAGGCAGGGGTGAAAAACAACATGAGAAGATTGAACAAGAGCATCATAAGAGAAGGATCAAGCCACATCATGCATGTTATCCTATTTGCGCTGCTTTGTTTTTTCATTGTCTACCTGTGGTCCAAATTTTCACGAAGATAG
- the LOC140820300 gene encoding protein LATERAL ORGAN BOUNDARIES-like, with protein sequence MASSSSYNSPCAACKFLRRKCMPGCIFAPYFPPEEPQKFANVHKIFGASNVTKLLNELLPHQREDAVNSLAYEAEARVRDPVYGCVGAISFLQRQVERLQKELDAANADLIRFACNEIPAAGLQPTTPNLIQTNAPPRHRAVEYNRPRIEGNGGGFYQTPNFPYAYPLPWNDNYNPQGGGLDGNF encoded by the coding sequence ATGGCTTCATCAAGTTCGTACAACTCTCCCTGCGCGGCCTGCAAGTTCCTGAGGCGAAAATGCATGCCGGGCTGCATCTTCGCTCCTTACTTCCCTCCGGAAGAGCCCCAGAAATTCGCCAACGTTCACAAAATCTTCGGAGCAAGCAACGTGACCAAGCTCCTCAACGAGCTCCTCCCCCACCAACGTGAGGATGCAGTGAATTCCCTCGCCTATGAGGCCGAGGCTCGTGTCAGGGACCCCGTTTACGGCTGCGTCGGCGCCATCTCCTTCCTTCAGAGACAGGTCGAACGCCTGCAGAAGGAACTCGACGCCGCCAATGCCGATTTGATCCGTTTCGCCTGCAACGAGATCCCGGCAGCCGGCCTGCAGCCCACCACTCCGAATCTGATCCAAACGAACGCACCTCCCCGCCACCGTGCCGTGGAGTACAACAGGCCAAGAATCGAGGGAAACGGTGGTGGGTTTTATCAAACACCAAATTTCCCATATGCCTATCCACTTCCATGGAATGATAATTATAACCCTCAAGGAGGAGGGCTTGAtggaaatttttga